A stretch of Elephas maximus indicus isolate mEleMax1 chromosome 20, mEleMax1 primary haplotype, whole genome shotgun sequence DNA encodes these proteins:
- the LOC126063945 gene encoding olfactory receptor 4C11-like, giving the protein MAMNNSVTEFILFGLTQDAEQQKAIFGIFSILYLLTLLGNFLIVVTIKTSHTLGSPIYFFLFYLSFADACFSTTMTPRLIVDALSQKKTIAYLECMTQVFAVHFFGCVEVFVLILMAFDCYVAVCKPLRYTTIMSRRVCGMLVILGWVGSCIRSSAQIFLALKLPFCGSNVIDHYFCDLQPLLKLACVDAYVINLLVVSNSGAICMVSFMLFLISYVVILYSLRNHSAEGRRKALSTCTSHFIVVVIFFGPCIFIYTCPPTTFPMDKMVAVFYTIGTPLLNPLIYTLRNAEVKNAMKKLWCSKL; this is encoded by the coding sequence ATGGCAATGAATAACAGTGTGACTGAATTCATTCTGTTTGGGTTGACCCAGGATGCTGAACAGCAGAAAGCAATATTTGGGATCTTCTCAATTCTTTACCTTTTGACTCTGCTGGGGAACTTTCTCATTGTGGTGACTATTAAGACAAGTCATACTCTTGGGAGTCCCATATACTTCTTCCTATTCTACCTGTCCTTTGCTGATGCCTGCTTTTCTACAACTATGACACCCAGATTGATTGTGGAtgctctgtctcagaagaagacTATTGCCTACCTTGAGTGCATGACTCAGGTCTTTGCAGTCCATTTCTTTGGGTGTGTGGAGGTATTTGTGCTCATCCTCATGGCTTTTGATTGCTATGTGGCCGTTTGTAAGCCACTGCGATACACAACCATCATGAGCAGGCGTGTCTGTGGCATGCTGGTGATTCTGGGCTGGGTGGGATCTTGTATCCGTTCTTCAGCACAGATTTTCTTGGCTTTGAAATTGCCCTTCTGTGGCTCCAATGTGATTGACCACTATTTCTGTGACTTGCAGCCCCTGTTGAAACTTGCCTGCGTGGATGCTTATGTGATAAATTTGCTAGTTGTTTCCAATAGTGGGGCCATATGCATGGTGAGTTTCATGCTCTTTCTTATATCCTATGTTGTCATTTTATACTCTCTGAGAAACCACAGTGCAGAAGGAAGGCGAAAAGCTCTTTCAACCTGTACCTCCCATTTCATTGTGGTTGTCATATTTTTTggtccatgtatattcatatacacaTGCCCACCAACTACATTTCCAATGGACAAGATGGTGGCTGTGTTTTATACAATTGGGACACCCTTGCTCAACCCTCTGATCTATACACTGAGGAATGCAGAAGTGAAAAATGCCATGAAAAAGTTATGGTGTAGCAAATTATGA
- the LOC126063947 gene encoding olfactory receptor 4C11-like, giving the protein MELNSSVTEFILSGLTQDVLKEKIVFVVFLFLYLATLLANLLIVMTIGYSRMLGGPMYFFLFYLSFADACYSTTTAPRLIIDAISKKKVISYNECMTQIFAAHSFECMEISVLILMAFDRYVAICKPLRYTTIMSQCVCDEFLNLAWVGSRIHSLVQIFVVLKLPFFGPNVIDHYFCDVQPLLKLVCMDTYVINLLIVFNSGAICMVSFIILIISYIFILRSLSNKSAEGRKKALSTCTYHISAVILFFVLCIFTYTRPPITFPVDKMVAVFYTIGTPLLNPLIYTLRNTDIKNAMRKLWWDKL; this is encoded by the coding sequence ATGGAGCTGAACAGCAGTGTGACTGAGTTCATTCTGTCTGGGTTAACACAGGATGTTCTGAAGGAGAAAATAGTGTTTGTGGTCTTCTTGTTTCTCTACCTTGCAACTCTGTTGGCAAACTTACTTATTGTGATGACCATCGGATACAGTCGGATGTTAGGAggccccatgtacttcttccttttctacttGTCCTTTGCTGATGCCTGCTACTCAACAACCACAGCTCCCAGGTTGATCATAGATGCTATATCTAAGAAGAAAGTCATCTCCTACAATGAGTGCATGACTCAGATTTTTGCCGCCCATTCTTTTGAGTGCATGGAGATCTCCGTGCTCATACTTATGGCCTttgatcgctatgtggccatttgcaaaCCCCTGCGGTACACAACCATCATGAGCCAGTGCGTCTGTGATGaatttttgaatctggcttgggtGGGATCTCGCATCCATTCATTAGTACAGATTTTCGTGGTTTTGAAATTACCGTTTTTTGGCCCCAATGTTATTGACCACTATTTCTGTGATGTACAGCCTTTGTTGAAACTTGTCTGCATGGATACTTATGTCATAAATCTACTCATAGTGTTTAATAGTGGGGCCATATGCATGGTGAGTTTTATAATCCTGATCATCTCCTATATTTTCATCTTACGCTCTCTGAGTAACAAGagtgcagaaggaagaaagaaagcccTCTCTACCTGCACTTACCACATTAGCGCTGTCATCTTATTCTTTGTTCTGTGTATATTCACATATACTCGCCCTCCAATCACATTTCCAGTGGACAAGATGGTGGCTGTGTTTTACACTATTGGGACACCCTTGCTCAACCCTCTGATTTATACTCTGAGGAACACAGACATTAAAAATGCCATGAGAAAGTTATGGTGGGACAAGCTATGA